From one Dehalobacter sp. 12DCB1 genomic stretch:
- the mreD gene encoding rod shape-determining protein MreD, whose amino-acid sequence MKRFIVMLLILIACLILPGTIFHYWSWAGIKPDLAMLWVIYIALHHRPAQGIIHGFVIGLIVDFYLGRYIGLYAIILAVVALLISLLQQRWYRENIPLTMLLVFIVTVLGQTLMALIATTAGLNWYLGDAVKVILGISFYNCLMVPLTYPLVHKSFTEGILQPKKKIEQQL is encoded by the coding sequence ATGAAACGTTTTATCGTAATGTTACTGATTCTAATTGCCTGTCTCATCCTGCCGGGAACAATCTTCCATTATTGGTCATGGGCCGGCATAAAACCTGATTTGGCCATGCTCTGGGTTATTTATATCGCTCTGCATCACCGGCCGGCTCAGGGAATTATACATGGGTTTGTGATCGGCCTGATTGTGGATTTCTATCTCGGAAGGTATATTGGACTCTATGCGATTATTTTAGCTGTCGTTGCACTATTGATCAGTCTGCTTCAGCAGCGTTGGTACAGAGAAAACATTCCGCTTACCATGTTGCTCGTTTTTATTGTAACGGTTCTTGGACAGACCCTGATGGCCCTAATCGCAACCACTGCTGGACTTAACTGGTATCTTGGCGATGCCGTAAAGGTCATTCTGGGAATTTCTTTCTACAACTGCCTCATGGTTCCGCTTACCTATCCCTTAGTCCACAAGTCTTTTACAGAAGGGATTTTGCAGCCCAAAAAGAAGATTGAGCAACAATTATAG
- the mreC gene encoding rod shape-determining protein MreC, which produces MGKKINPMGIAVLVFAVLLTTLTTIHLTGLGSQSPNPVGNAMQRVLSPIESAIWNLGDGIKDNFQAIFSFRTVKAENEKLRKQVETLTGDNLQLKQQVLAALRYQELDAVFQSPTLESYKKIGASIINRNPSAWYQTVTVNKGSDHGVKVDDSVVANLGLVGKVISVTPKTSDVLLLLDGEGQVGAFVRGNKGEAFFGIVKGTYKKNTRLNASGELEMNFRQDDEVNAGDLVYTSGLGEVYPKDIPIGVVTGIKIDSKGLLKVASIEPIVDFDSLEEVYIVSIPEGS; this is translated from the coding sequence GTGGGAAAAAAAATAAATCCCATGGGTATAGCCGTTCTCGTTTTTGCTGTTCTGCTGACCACTTTGACGACGATCCATCTGACCGGACTCGGCAGTCAGTCTCCGAACCCTGTCGGGAACGCCATGCAAAGAGTACTTTCACCGATAGAAAGTGCGATTTGGAATCTGGGAGATGGGATTAAAGATAATTTTCAGGCGATTTTCAGTTTTCGGACTGTCAAAGCAGAAAATGAGAAACTTCGTAAACAGGTAGAAACGCTCACGGGAGACAATCTTCAGCTCAAACAACAGGTACTGGCTGCCCTGCGCTATCAGGAACTTGATGCTGTTTTTCAAAGTCCTACGCTGGAGAGCTATAAGAAAATTGGTGCCAGCATTATTAACCGTAACCCTTCAGCATGGTATCAGACAGTCACCGTCAATAAAGGCAGTGATCACGGCGTAAAAGTGGATGATTCTGTTGTGGCCAATCTGGGTTTGGTCGGGAAAGTCATTTCTGTCACCCCGAAGACCTCGGATGTTTTACTGCTACTCGACGGAGAGGGACAGGTCGGCGCCTTTGTCAGGGGTAATAAAGGTGAGGCATTTTTTGGGATTGTCAAAGGTACGTATAAGAAAAATACCAGGCTGAATGCCTCAGGAGAACTTGAAATGAATTTCCGGCAGGACGATGAAGTCAATGCAGGAGATTTGGTATATACTTCGGGTCTAGGAGAGGTCTATCCCAAGGATATTCCCATCGGTGTTGTTACCGGGATTAAAATTGATTCGAAAGGCTTGCTGAAAGTAGCCTCGATCGAACCCATTGTTGATTTTGATTCTCTGGAAGAAGTCTATATAGTGAGCATTCCGGAGGGCAGTTGA
- a CDS encoding rod shape-determining protein yields the protein MVFSKDLGIDLGTANTLVHMKGKGIIVREPSVVAMDIEKNEPLAVGDRAKEMIGRTPGNIVAIRPLKDGVISDFNVTQKMLKYFINRALGSKFLFARPRVVICVPSGVTAVEKRAVKEAALAAGAKDPIIMEEPMAAAIGAGLPVSDPTGNMIVDIGGGTTEVAVISMGGIVTAGSIRVAGDEMDDAIIAYIKKTYNLSVGYQSAENIKMEIGAAYMPEKGLTYTIKGRDLLTGLPKNIEITSEEIVEALSEPVTAIVDAVKNCLEKTPPELAADIMDRGIIMAGGGSLLRNLDRLIADQTGIPVHLAEDPLSCVALGTGKVLENEEILRRIAALQKN from the coding sequence ATGGTTTTTTCCAAGGACCTCGGAATCGATCTGGGAACCGCCAATACCCTTGTACATATGAAAGGCAAAGGAATCATAGTACGGGAGCCTTCAGTGGTTGCTATGGATATAGAAAAGAACGAGCCTCTGGCGGTTGGAGACAGAGCCAAGGAGATGATCGGAAGAACTCCGGGAAATATTGTTGCCATCAGACCGTTGAAAGACGGTGTAATCTCAGATTTCAATGTTACTCAGAAAATGCTTAAATATTTTATCAACAGGGCTTTAGGATCAAAATTTTTATTTGCGCGGCCCCGGGTCGTCATTTGTGTACCGTCCGGAGTTACCGCAGTTGAAAAAAGAGCTGTCAAGGAGGCAGCCCTTGCAGCCGGAGCAAAAGATCCGATCATTATGGAAGAGCCGATGGCTGCTGCTATCGGAGCAGGTCTGCCTGTGAGTGATCCTACCGGTAATATGATTGTCGATATCGGCGGAGGCACAACTGAAGTCGCCGTGATCTCAATGGGAGGCATCGTTACTGCCGGTTCGATCCGGGTTGCCGGAGATGAGATGGATGATGCTATTATTGCGTATATCAAGAAAACCTATAACCTCTCCGTCGGTTATCAATCGGCCGAGAACATCAAAATGGAGATCGGAGCGGCCTATATGCCAGAAAAAGGTTTGACATATACCATCAAAGGACGCGATCTCTTGACAGGTCTTCCCAAAAACATTGAAATTACTTCCGAAGAAATTGTTGAAGCCTTAAGTGAACCGGTAACTGCTATCGTTGATGCGGTAAAGAACTGCCTCGAAAAAACGCCTCCGGAACTGGCGGCAGATATCATGGACAGGGGCATTATTATGGCGGGAGGCGGATCACTGTTAAGAAATCTGGACAGGCTGATTGCCGATCAGACAGGGATTCCTGTCCACCTTGCTGAGGACCCGCTTTCCTGTGTTGCGCTGGGTACCGGTAAAGTCCTTGAAAATGAGGAGATTCTAAGAAGGATTGCCGCTTTGCAGAAGAATTAA
- the radC gene encoding DNA repair protein RadC: MNYRRLKDLPKDLKPRERLHQHGPENLSTKEILAILLRTGSRGENVLELSERILTETGGLTGLARLSVDELKQVHGIGPAKAAQVKAALEIGKRSVCTDPLSRPVINAPSDAADLVMEEMRKLDREHFRIMHLSTRNNVLGISPVSVGSLNSSIVHPRECFKDAIRRNANTIILLHNHPSGDPSPSREDLDITRRLAEGGKILGIEVLDHIIIGDKKYVSLKEQGVI; encoded by the coding sequence ATGAATTACCGCCGGCTAAAGGACTTGCCTAAAGATTTAAAACCAAGGGAACGTCTTCATCAGCATGGTCCGGAAAACCTATCCACCAAAGAAATCCTGGCGATACTGCTGAGAACCGGTTCGAGAGGAGAAAATGTCCTAGAACTATCTGAACGGATCTTGACAGAAACGGGCGGACTGACTGGTCTGGCTAGATTATCCGTTGATGAATTAAAACAGGTCCACGGCATCGGACCGGCCAAAGCTGCTCAAGTTAAGGCAGCCTTGGAAATCGGCAAACGGAGTGTCTGCACTGATCCGCTGTCACGCCCGGTGATCAACGCGCCATCAGACGCGGCTGATCTAGTCATGGAGGAGATGCGGAAGCTCGATCGGGAACACTTCAGGATCATGCACTTAAGCACCCGAAACAACGTTCTGGGCATAAGTCCTGTATCGGTCGGATCTCTCAATTCATCCATTGTGCATCCTAGGGAGTGTTTCAAGGATGCCATCCGGCGTAACGCAAATACAATTATCTTGCTGCATAATCATCCTAGTGGTGATCCTTCCCCCAGCAGGGAAGACCTTGATATTACCAGGAGGCTTGCCGAAGGCGGAAAAATATTAGGGATTGAGGTATTGGATCATATCATCATTGGGGATAAAAAGTATGTTAGCCTGAAAGAACAGGGAGTCATCTAG
- a CDS encoding Maf family protein has protein sequence MMLVLASASPRRRELLEEWGYDFRLVSAPVCETLPPGVLPDIGVQDLARRKALSGFEAWLDLRGSADDLVLGADTIVVLDNKIFGKPANEEEAEQMLLDLSGKTHRVMTAIALAAMDKVRQQISVETAVEITTVSFRELKVQEIKDYIATGEPMDKAAAYGIQGKAAGFVTAVSGSWTNVVGLPMELLVRKLKDREISPKK, from the coding sequence ATGATGTTGGTTTTGGCTTCGGCTTCACCGCGGAGGCGTGAGCTTCTGGAGGAATGGGGATATGACTTCAGACTTGTCAGTGCTCCGGTCTGCGAAACTCTTCCGCCTGGTGTTTTGCCTGACATAGGCGTACAGGATCTTGCCAGACGCAAGGCGCTTTCCGGATTTGAAGCGTGGCTTGATTTACGCGGTTCTGCGGATGATCTGGTTTTGGGTGCCGATACCATTGTAGTGTTAGACAACAAGATATTCGGAAAGCCTGCTAATGAGGAGGAAGCAGAACAAATGCTTCTTGACTTAAGCGGAAAAACCCACCGGGTGATGACCGCGATTGCACTAGCCGCAATGGACAAAGTTCGTCAGCAGATCAGCGTGGAGACTGCTGTTGAGATTACAACTGTGTCTTTTCGGGAACTGAAGGTCCAGGAAATTAAGGACTATATTGCGACAGGCGAACCGATGGATAAAGCAGCCGCTTATGGGATTCAGGGTAAAGCTGCCGGGTTTGTGACAGCAGTCAGTGGTTCCTGGACGAATGTGGTCGGACTACCAATGGAGCTTCTGGTACGAAAGCTTAAGGATAGGGAGATTTCCCCTAAAAAATGA
- the cimA gene encoding citramalate synthase codes for MADKHISIYDTTLRDGAQGEGIHFSAKDKFFYMQKMIEAGIDYVEAGWPGANPKDNEFYRAMSSWTDFAENEDWRSRTRVVAFGSTCRVGESPEKSDLLNGLIASGADTLTIFGKTWKLHVETVLRTSLQENLRIIRESVEYLVKAGKEVFFDAEHYFDGWQDDPAFALSCLEAAMLGGAKGLVLCDTNGGTYTREITNGVQVVRKELSPVVLGIHTHNDGGLAVINTLAAVEAGVNQIQGTWNGFGERCGNANLSTLIPWLQLKLGYHLLEPEVLHNISYLSRYVAELANYPFDEKQPFVGRSAFAHKAGMHVDAVMKNNKTFEHIDPASVGNERRVLISDQSGKANLCLKMRRFRPEIEKDDPLVELAMERIKNAENEGFQYETAEGSLDLLLMEIMGKYEQPFTLEDYHVWSDPLRGELDSVAVVKVQVEDKQVHIAAEGDGPVHALDQALRSTLGAFFPAIEESELTDYKVRVLDGSRGTGSVVRVVVETKHGVNTWGTIGVSSNIIKASAKALLDALYLVILSSRGKA; via the coding sequence ATGGCGGACAAGCATATTTCAATTTATGACACGACGCTGAGGGACGGAGCTCAGGGAGAAGGCATCCACTTCTCGGCCAAAGATAAGTTTTTCTATATGCAAAAGATGATTGAAGCCGGTATCGACTATGTGGAAGCCGGCTGGCCAGGTGCGAATCCTAAAGATAATGAGTTTTACCGTGCGATGTCATCCTGGACGGATTTTGCCGAGAATGAAGACTGGCGTTCTCGGACGAGAGTCGTTGCATTCGGCAGCACCTGCAGGGTCGGCGAATCTCCGGAAAAAAGTGATTTATTGAACGGACTGATTGCTTCCGGAGCAGATACTCTGACGATTTTTGGAAAGACCTGGAAGCTCCATGTTGAGACGGTCTTAAGAACAAGTCTGCAAGAAAACTTAAGAATTATCAGAGAATCTGTCGAATATCTTGTGAAAGCCGGCAAAGAAGTTTTTTTTGATGCGGAACACTATTTTGACGGTTGGCAGGATGACCCTGCTTTTGCGTTAAGCTGTCTGGAAGCCGCTATGCTTGGCGGAGCGAAAGGGCTTGTCCTCTGCGACACGAATGGCGGCACCTATACCAGGGAAATCACGAACGGGGTGCAGGTTGTCAGGAAGGAGCTTTCCCCTGTCGTACTTGGTATTCATACTCACAATGATGGAGGACTGGCTGTTATAAATACGCTGGCGGCTGTTGAGGCAGGAGTGAATCAGATCCAGGGAACCTGGAATGGTTTCGGGGAACGCTGCGGCAATGCAAACTTAAGCACGCTGATACCCTGGCTGCAGCTGAAATTAGGCTATCATCTTCTTGAACCTGAGGTTCTGCACAATATTTCTTATTTAAGCAGGTATGTGGCGGAACTAGCCAATTATCCGTTTGATGAGAAACAACCGTTTGTGGGCAGAAGCGCATTTGCCCATAAAGCGGGTATGCATGTCGATGCGGTTATGAAGAACAACAAAACCTTTGAGCACATTGACCCTGCTTCAGTCGGGAATGAACGTCGGGTCCTGATCTCAGATCAATCCGGAAAAGCAAACTTGTGTTTGAAAATGCGCCGGTTCAGACCTGAGATTGAAAAAGATGATCCGCTCGTGGAACTGGCGATGGAAAGAATCAAGAATGCCGAAAACGAAGGATTTCAGTATGAGACAGCAGAGGGCAGCCTGGATCTGCTATTAATGGAGATCATGGGCAAATATGAACAGCCGTTTACGCTTGAAGATTATCATGTTTGGAGTGATCCGCTGCGCGGTGAGCTTGACTCAGTAGCAGTCGTGAAAGTGCAGGTGGAAGACAAACAGGTTCATATTGCAGCCGAAGGAGACGGGCCGGTTCATGCGCTTGACCAAGCTCTCAGAAGCACTTTGGGTGCCTTCTTCCCGGCTATTGAAGAGAGTGAGCTGACAGACTATAAAGTTAGGGTTCTTGACGGCTCCAGGGGCACAGGTTCAGTTGTCCGGGTTGTAGTTGAAACGAAGCATGGTGTCAATACCTGGGGAACGATCGGGGTATCCAGTAATATTATTAAGGCCAGTGCCAAAGCGCTGCTTGATGCACTTTATCTGGTTATCTTAAGCTCTCGGGGTAAGGCATAG
- a CDS encoding redox-sensing transcriptional repressor Rex, which translates to MKTLKIPEATIIRLSVYSRYLTEIDRKGIITISSGDIAEGVGVSPAQVRKDLAYFGEFGIRGVGYNVKDLHKNILRIMGLSNEWSVCLVGLGNLGLALSTYKGFKERGFSIINIFDNDPQKIGMRINDIEVLPIDKMEEVVAQNQIQIGAITVPASAAQEIVDKLVKGGVQAILNFAPVVLNVPPTVELRNVDLSVNLEVLTFNLGGKMA; encoded by the coding sequence TTGAAAACATTGAAAATTCCTGAAGCAACCATTATAAGGCTTTCCGTATATTCTCGTTACTTAACAGAGATAGACCGCAAAGGAATCATAACGATTTCTTCAGGTGATATTGCTGAAGGAGTAGGTGTAAGTCCTGCTCAGGTTCGTAAAGACCTTGCTTATTTTGGCGAGTTTGGAATCCGCGGAGTAGGTTACAATGTCAAAGACCTGCATAAAAACATTCTTCGGATCATGGGGCTCAGCAATGAGTGGAGCGTCTGCCTCGTAGGACTGGGCAACCTCGGACTGGCCCTGAGTACGTATAAGGGTTTTAAAGAACGCGGATTTTCGATCATCAATATTTTTGACAACGATCCGCAAAAAATTGGGATGAGGATTAACGATATCGAAGTATTGCCGATTGATAAGATGGAAGAAGTCGTCGCCCAAAATCAGATCCAAATTGGGGCAATCACTGTCCCGGCATCCGCGGCCCAGGAAATTGTTGATAAACTTGTTAAAGGCGGAGTCCAGGCCATTTTGAATTTTGCGCCTGTGGTTTTAAATGTTCCTCCCACTGTGGAACTCAGAAATGTTGATTTGTCTGTAAACCTTGAAGTTCTGACATTCAATCTGGGCGGAAAAATGGCTTAA
- a CDS encoding SPOR domain-containing protein yields MEKKFRSGVLISIIMVILGLSAVGCFVWHTGKMFVGLVSSETTATSENPSKTSSEILNLPEIKLWTCQIGVYKDKKNAEALLQNLHNKGCQAVIISKEPYQVAVGAFGSDEEALSYYQGLLENGIDSWVREVTYPALHYKVSGSETETVLKILELANSLCANLGQDYDRTDAADRIRNVINSDYPEDFRHLQDDLSTLNASLDSQGNSQYKYNQQLLQVFAEYKWVTYKYFEQNP; encoded by the coding sequence ATGGAAAAAAAATTTAGATCAGGTGTTTTGATTTCAATTATAATGGTAATACTAGGATTATCTGCTGTCGGCTGCTTTGTATGGCATACAGGAAAGATGTTTGTCGGGCTTGTTTCCTCAGAGACTACCGCAACCTCAGAAAATCCGTCAAAAACAAGCAGCGAGATTCTCAATTTGCCGGAAATCAAACTTTGGACCTGTCAGATCGGTGTTTATAAGGATAAAAAAAATGCCGAAGCATTGCTGCAGAATTTGCATAACAAGGGTTGCCAGGCCGTAATAATCAGCAAGGAGCCTTATCAGGTTGCGGTGGGCGCCTTTGGCTCTGATGAAGAGGCACTTTCTTATTACCAGGGCTTATTAGAAAACGGCATTGATTCATGGGTCAGGGAAGTGACGTATCCTGCTTTACACTATAAGGTCAGTGGCAGCGAAACGGAAACAGTATTGAAAATCCTCGAACTAGCGAATTCATTATGTGCAAATCTAGGACAAGACTATGACCGAACTGATGCAGCAGATAGAATCCGGAATGTTATAAACAGTGATTATCCGGAAGATTTCAGGCATTTGCAGGATGATTTGAGTACCCTTAATGCTTCCCTGGATAGTCAGGGAAATTCTCAATATAAATATAATCAGCAGCTTCTTCAAGTCTTTGCTGAGTATAAATGGGTTACTTACAAGTATTTTGAACAGAATCCCTGA
- a CDS encoding folylpolyglutamate synthase/dihydrofolate synthase family protein, with the protein MTGYEETQEYIKNLTKFGINLGLERIKALLERLDHPERKIKVIHIGGTNGKGSTTVMLQSILKQAGYKAGMFTSPHLHDFRERITINGEMISREDVVSGINRLKPHLEEMERLGIEHPTEFEVCTALALCYFAEKQPDLVLLEVGLGGEIDSTNVVTPLISVLTSIGMDHMDYLGDTLEAIAGVKAGIIKENVPVITSSDRPEVLKVIEDRAAQKGSRLIEVGRDVHWQHAADGLWRFSYEGLYWSYSDLELALLGEHQFTNAAATLAICEVLVETYSLNIPENAVREGLKAVRWPGRLEILLQNPKVLLDGAHNADGMLSLAKALQQYADGPLRRNRLLLCLGMLRDKEIEKAVEIIAPLADEIIVTKPDSPRAGDWEYVARIAQKYLAQENVLTVEDPAEAVRKGLEKMKPDDLLCVTGSLYMISGVRKFLLDHYIYCRSFI; encoded by the coding sequence ATGACGGGATACGAAGAGACGCAGGAATATATCAAGAACCTGACGAAATTTGGCATAAACCTCGGATTGGAGCGCATTAAGGCTTTGCTGGAGCGTCTGGACCACCCGGAAAGAAAAATCAAAGTCATTCATATTGGTGGCACTAACGGAAAAGGTTCGACGACCGTGATGCTCCAGTCGATTCTGAAACAGGCCGGTTATAAAGCAGGAATGTTTACGTCCCCTCACCTTCATGATTTTCGGGAAAGAATCACGATCAACGGGGAGATGATTTCACGGGAAGATGTAGTTTCAGGCATTAATAGGCTGAAACCTCATCTTGAGGAAATGGAGCGTCTTGGGATTGAACATCCGACCGAATTTGAAGTCTGTACGGCGCTGGCTCTGTGTTATTTTGCCGAGAAACAACCCGATCTCGTCCTTCTTGAGGTTGGTCTCGGCGGTGAAATTGATTCTACCAATGTGGTTACGCCTTTAATATCCGTGCTGACCAGTATTGGGATGGACCATATGGATTATCTTGGAGATACGCTTGAAGCGATCGCCGGGGTAAAGGCCGGCATTATTAAGGAGAACGTTCCGGTGATCACATCTTCGGACAGGCCGGAAGTTTTGAAGGTCATTGAGGACCGGGCTGCCCAAAAAGGATCCAGGCTGATTGAGGTAGGCCGCGATGTACACTGGCAGCATGCTGCCGATGGCTTGTGGCGTTTTTCCTATGAAGGTTTGTACTGGTCTTATTCAGACCTGGAACTTGCACTTCTTGGGGAACATCAGTTTACCAATGCAGCGGCTACGTTGGCAATCTGCGAAGTGTTAGTCGAAACGTATTCTCTGAATATCCCTGAAAACGCTGTCAGGGAAGGTCTCAAGGCAGTCCGCTGGCCAGGTAGACTGGAAATCTTGTTGCAGAATCCTAAAGTTCTCCTGGACGGGGCACATAATGCCGATGGGATGCTATCTCTGGCTAAAGCCCTTCAACAATACGCCGACGGACCATTGAGAAGGAACCGGTTGTTGCTTTGTCTCGGTATGCTTAGGGACAAAGAAATAGAAAAAGCCGTTGAGATTATCGCACCGCTGGCCGATGAAATCATCGTAACAAAGCCGGATTCCCCAAGGGCTGGGGACTGGGAGTATGTAGCAAGAATCGCACAGAAGTATCTGGCACAGGAAAACGTATTGACGGTCGAAGATCCTGCCGAAGCAGTAAGAAAAGGGCTTGAAAAAATGAAGCCGGATGATCTGCTTTGTGTCACCGGCTCCCTGTATATGATTTCCGGGGTAAGAAAATTTTTGTTGGATCATTATATTTATTGCCGCTCCTTCATATGA
- a CDS encoding valine--tRNA ligase, producing MSEDQQMAKTYDPGQVEEKWYEYWEQNGFFTPKVEPEQKPFSIVMPPPNVTGSLHLGHAMDNTLQDILARYKRMQGYNTLWLPGTDHAGIATQAKVEEQLAKEGTNRHELGREKFLERVWAWKEQYGGTITRQLRKLGASCDWSRERFTMDEGCSKAVREVFVNLYNKGLIYRGNYIVNWCSKCHTTISDIEVEHNEREGNLWHIRYPAADGGEGVIVATTRPETMLGDVAVAVHPEDERYRHLAGKNVILPLVKREIPVITDEYVEKEFGTGAVKITPAHDPNDFEMGLRHHLEQINIMNSDATINENGGKYQGLDRYEARRRIVKDLEELGLLVKIEPHTHAVGECYRCSTVVEPRVSRQWFVKMNPLAEPAIKVVQDGDLQFVPDRFARIYTGWLENIRDWCISRQLWWGHRIPVWYCQDCGAEVCVKEDPAACPKCGSHHLQQDPDVLDTWFSSALWPFSTMGWPENTAELEQFYPTSVLVTGRDIIFFWVARMIFMGLEFREDVPFHKVMIHGLVLDPQGRKMSKSLGNGVDPIEVINQYGADTLRFMLITGNTPGNDLRFHFEKLESTRNFLNKIWNASRFVLMNLEDYQPEAKESPAGSDAAELTLADKWILSRYEDTVQNVTAALERFDLGEAGRMLYEFIWNEYCDWYIELTKKRLYMKENQSERQIAQRILFEVLEGTMRLLHPFMPFLTEEIWQHLPVKGKTIVLSSWPKVEGYRNEQVEKDMNILMDIIRAVRNIRAEMGVAPGRRADILLVAPEKDMLAVLQSGFADIRQLAVAEAITILQQMENKPPQSASAVLTGVTVYIPLKGLLDLDKEVSKVRKEIENTIKEQKRLEDKLGNLGFTSKAPEEVVQKEREKLDDIMARMRSLKLRLSDLSEELE from the coding sequence ATGAGTGAGGATCAACAGATGGCCAAAACATATGATCCTGGCCAGGTAGAGGAAAAATGGTATGAATATTGGGAACAAAACGGATTTTTTACGCCCAAAGTTGAACCGGAGCAGAAACCTTTCAGCATTGTGATGCCGCCGCCGAATGTAACCGGGTCTTTGCATCTCGGACACGCGATGGATAACACGCTGCAGGATATTCTGGCCCGTTATAAAAGAATGCAGGGATATAATACGTTATGGCTTCCCGGTACAGACCACGCGGGCATTGCCACCCAGGCCAAAGTCGAAGAACAGCTGGCCAAAGAAGGAACGAACAGACACGAACTTGGAAGAGAAAAATTTCTGGAAAGAGTCTGGGCCTGGAAAGAACAGTATGGCGGTACAATCACCCGTCAGCTGCGCAAGCTGGGTGCTTCCTGTGATTGGTCACGGGAACGGTTTACTATGGACGAAGGATGTTCCAAGGCTGTAAGAGAAGTCTTTGTCAACCTGTACAACAAAGGCCTGATTTATAGAGGAAATTATATTGTCAATTGGTGTTCCAAGTGCCATACGACCATTTCAGATATTGAAGTCGAACATAATGAACGGGAAGGGAACTTGTGGCATATCCGTTATCCGGCAGCGGATGGCGGAGAAGGCGTTATTGTGGCAACGACACGTCCCGAAACGATGCTTGGAGACGTAGCAGTCGCCGTACACCCTGAGGATGAACGGTACCGGCATCTTGCAGGAAAGAATGTGATCCTTCCTTTAGTGAAAAGAGAGATTCCGGTGATTACCGACGAATATGTCGAGAAGGAATTTGGCACCGGCGCAGTCAAAATTACGCCTGCGCATGACCCAAATGACTTTGAGATGGGCCTCCGTCATCATCTGGAGCAGATTAATATCATGAACAGTGATGCCACCATCAATGAAAACGGCGGCAAGTACCAGGGGCTAGATCGTTACGAAGCACGTCGTCGGATCGTTAAAGATCTGGAGGAACTCGGTCTTTTAGTTAAGATAGAACCGCATACCCATGCAGTGGGCGAGTGTTACCGCTGTTCCACAGTAGTTGAGCCCCGAGTCAGCAGGCAGTGGTTTGTAAAAATGAATCCTTTGGCTGAACCGGCAATTAAAGTCGTGCAAGATGGCGATCTGCAGTTTGTGCCTGACCGTTTTGCAAGGATCTATACAGGCTGGCTGGAAAATATCCGGGATTGGTGCATCTCCCGGCAGCTCTGGTGGGGTCATCGTATTCCGGTTTGGTATTGTCAGGATTGCGGAGCTGAAGTTTGCGTGAAAGAGGATCCGGCGGCATGTCCGAAATGCGGAAGCCATCACCTGCAGCAGGATCCCGATGTTCTGGATACGTGGTTTTCTTCAGCGCTCTGGCCGTTTTCGACCATGGGATGGCCCGAAAATACCGCTGAACTGGAACAGTTTTATCCGACGAGTGTTCTGGTTACCGGCAGGGATATTATTTTCTTCTGGGTAGCCCGGATGATTTTTATGGGACTGGAATTCCGGGAAGATGTTCCGTTCCACAAGGTAATGATTCACGGGTTGGTTCTCGACCCGCAGGGGCGCAAGATGAGTAAATCACTTGGCAACGGTGTCGATCCGATTGAAGTCATTAATCAATATGGCGCGGACACCCTGAGGTTTATGCTGATTACCGGCAACACGCCGGGTAATGATCTGAGATTCCATTTTGAAAAACTAGAGTCTACCAGAAACTTTTTGAATAAAATCTGGAATGCCTCCCGTTTTGTGCTGATGAATCTTGAGGACTACCAACCGGAAGCTAAGGAATCGCCTGCCGGATCGGATGCTGCTGAGCTTACCCTGGCAGACAAATGGATCCTGTCGCGCTATGAAGATACGGTTCAGAATGTCACAGCTGCTTTAGAGCGATTTGACCTTGGGGAAGCCGGCAGAATGCTCTATGAATTTATCTGGAATGAATATTGTGACTGGTACATCGAGCTGACCAAAAAACGGCTCTATATGAAAGAAAACCAGTCTGAACGCCAGATTGCCCAGCGCATTCTCTTTGAAGTACTGGAAGGGACCATGAGACTGCTTCACCCGTTTATGCCGTTCTTAACTGAGGAGATCTGGCAGCATCTGCCTGTTAAAGGTAAAACGATTGTGCTCAGCTCCTGGCCCAAAGTTGAAGGGTATCGCAACGAGCAGGTTGAAAAAGATATGAATATCCTGATGGATATTATTCGGGCAGTGCGCAATATCCGGGCAGAAATGGGTGTCGCTCCGGGCCGCAGGGCAGATATCCTGCTCGTAGCTCCCGAAAAAGATATGCTCGCAGTTCTGCAAAGCGGCTTTGCGGATATTCGTCAGCTTGCAGTTGCAGAAGCTATCACAATTCTGCAGCAGATGGAGAATAAACCGCCACAGTCCGCAAGTGCGGTCCTTACTGGTGTTACCGTTTATATCCCACTGAAGGGGCTGCTTGACTTGGACAAAGAAGTGTCCAAGGTTCGCAAGGAAATCGAAAATACGATCAAGGAACAGAAAAGGTTGGAAGACAAGCTCGGCAACCTGGGGTTTACCTCGAAAGCGCCGGAAGAGGTCGTCCAAAAGGAAAGAGAGAAGCTGGATGATATCATGGCCAGAATGCGTTCTTTGAAACTCAGACTATCTGATTTAAGCGAAGAGCTTGAATAA